In Theileria equi strain WA chromosome 3, complete sequence, the genomic window CTATCCCTACCATACTACGCATGTATTTTATCTACAATGTATGAAAAGGTTAAAACCAGTTTGAGGGGCAACAAGAGGACCAATGTCGCTTGACAAGGTAATAAAAGTCTTCAGTCCAGGTGTTGCCAGGGGCAGACTATGGAGTCTCTATGCATCGTGAAGCTCCAAGCCAGTGCCAGTTGTTTAGTAGAAGACGGGCAGTCCATACGGACATTGAGGTAAAACTTTACAGAAATCAGAAATTCCAAATTGTCAAATGTAGATATTGGCTCCATGTACATGAAGCATGACTGTATAATAAACAATGCAATATGAAAAGTTACTCCAGAATACAAATCTTTGATACTGATAAACTTTCTGTAATGAAAGGTTAGAAATGGTTAGCATGAAGTTCGATATTAAACTTATCTCAAGATGGATAACTACAAATGTGAGAGAATGACCCTGATACCCTTTTCGAATTGTGTCTGTGACACTCCAAACAATACTTTTACAATAAGTAAATTCACATGGAACGGACATGTCTTTGATGAACTTTCAATGATTTGAATAATGTGGAGAGAACTGTTACAGTTCCCAGAGAGGGTAAAAGCTTAGCAATGGCTGTAATGATAGTCATGAATGCAAGACTTCATTCTCCCTCTACTTTAAAAGAGTAAACTCCTACGCACTAAAGGAGCCTAAATACCCCTTCAATTGAACATGTTCCAAAATATTATTGCAGTTCAAATTCTGAAATAAAGTCTCCCTTGTGAAACCTTGTACAGGGTTGACAAGGACATTTCCACTGAGCAACTATTATGCCTTGTGCTGGAAGAACAAGTCTCAATATGTACTCAAATAGCCAGTTTGATAGAAGAACCTACGGTGTTGTCCACCATAGTCCCAAATGATAAGGTGGAGTGGTTTATAAAACGattatccaaaatttccattccatTCTACAAACGTGAATCTGTAGATACAACACACGAAATTCAGTTGAGAGAAACACAAGTGAGTTGCTCATTACAAAGCCTCGGTAGGCAGTGTAACAACTTCACTTGAGGAGATTACACAAAATGCCAAGAATGGACCAAGGTCCACACATACACACTTTATATAATCTGACCATCTATGTAAGCGTAAAAAAGGCTCAAAGAATACCCAAAATGGTGCATTCATGTACTCCAGTGCAGCTCCGTGTGTCGACCTCAAACTCGCTGAGCATGCAGATGGACGAGTTTACCGCCAGAAAACCCTGTTGGGAAGGTGTTTTGCATGAAGTATAGAGAGTAAAAATACAGTTAGCTACGCACAAACTCTTTGGAGGGTTTCTATACCGCGTGGGCAGGTGCCTAGAATGGTGTGTGCATTCAGCTCCATGCAACGGGTGTTTCTTTGCCAAACTTGGCATCCTTATGCTTTATTATGTGACTTTATGATGGCTCTAATGTATTACGCTTAAAACTGGGCTGATACGGTGAATGCACGATCAAGGGGAGATTGCAGAGGCGTAGCATACAAGGGCAGTTATAGCCTTTTAAAGCACAAATTTGGCGCTATAATTAATGTTTATTATTAAGGATGTATGCATGATTCTATGgacaaatttttaaatgctTGAGCTGCAGTAATTGGCGTGAAAGTTTTGTAGCAATTCCGACAAGCTGTGCCCTGGTAGGCCGTAATTTCGCGTTGTTATTTGTAATAGCACATTATTCCACCATAAAACACTCCGTACTATCCACATCAATGAGATTCATGCGGTAAAAATGAGTGCATGATGTAAATGTGACAAAAGCTGTGGAACCCCTGGTGTCGTATAAAACTCGTTTCAGCCGTCATCCATGTACACCTGTGCAATAGATGCATCATCTATATGAATTAAAGATATATTAAACCCTGGTAGACATTGAAAAACGTCTATAAATGGGCGCAAGAGAGAATGTCTGGGGGAGACAAGCCGCTCCTTGGCGGACCTTCCAGAGCCATTTACGAGTTCTGGAGACTCCAACAACCTAATTAAACGATGTTAATCGGAAATGTATGGGAAAACAAGCGACTTGTGGACAGTAACGCTCCATTCATGAAACTGTTAGCTCCCCTAGGTTCAGGAAGACCAGGAACATCACAGGAAGCTCACACATCGCCCATTTTGCGAATTAAGAGAGTCTTTGAGCCCATAAAACAGGGAGAATCTCGGAGGAATGGAGAATCGTAGCTTTAAAAACAGGAAGAGTCCGTATCTCGCGTTTTAACGGGAGGAATTTTGAAAACTTGGGATATTCCACATCTCAAAATGTTACAGAATACAGCTATATCGAAAGAAGAACCGAAAACGCGCAATTTTGGCACTAAAAATCCCTCGAGTTCTCCGcctcttcattctcccCATGCCGAAAAGTCGAGCCATTCTCACTCGATTTTACGATTCATCCGGCGTTGTTTCAACGTCATTTGTGTTTTAATAGACTTTATACCAGGAATCCGTCATTTGTTGCGCTCTAGACCCGTCCCTTTCCTCCTTTGGGTCAATTCCTGTTTGCCGATTTCCCGGTTTGTTCATTTCTGGGCCCGTTCGGGTCGATCGGTTGGTTCTCGAGGGTCACACTTGCTCTCCCATAGGTCATCATAGAGCTCATTATAGCGGCACTGTCCCCTGGAATAGCAAAAGGACGTTGTTTGCAGTGACAGGAATGGAGGATTTAAAGGACCAACAAGTTGATGCATCAGCTAGAGTCGATCTGACTGAGCTGGAGAAGGACGACTTTTCGGGTCTAAAGGACCTCTGCATAAAGCACGTGCCCTTTTGGGCATCGGTTTCTAGGGGCCAGATCCGGGTAAAGTTAATGGCTCAAGTCCTGACCAACAGGCTCTACAGAGCCGATCTTATGGAAGGAGACTCCGTTCTGCACAGCCTAATCGTCAAGCGCTTTAATGTCTTTGGCTCTGTGATTAATAATGCAGACACCCAGATTGAGACTTTTGAACTTTTGGGGGAGAATGACTTGGGACCGAGGATATTTTACAGGTTCAGGGACGTTATTATTCAGGAGTTTATCGTAGGGAACACGCTGGAAAGGTTGTCCTTGCTAAACCTCTCGTGTTTGACCTCAATGGCCTCGGAGCTTGCGAGGTTCCACAAGTCTGCAACTGCCATTGCACCTCCTCACTGGGACCGCAATCCAGTCGTTTTGAGGACTGTAAACACTTGGCTTCCAGAGGCTAGGAAGGTCGTCGAGGCAAACGGCAATTTTCTGGACATTGATGGCCTTGAGAGAAAAGTCGGTGAGTTCAGGGCGATCCTGGATGCCCATCTGAAGGCCTCGGATTCCTACGCCAACAAGGTCCTCTTCTGCCACAATGATCTCTACTACAAGAACCTGCTGAACACCCCTCACGGAGTCCGTCTCATTGACTTTGACTACGCAGGGTTCAACTACGTTGGCGCTGAAGTCGCCAAGGTGATTGACCAGCTGGACATTCAGtacatggaggatgacgATGACATTGTAGAGTATGATGTGATTGGAGTTACGGATGAAATGAAGGCTATTTTCGCGGGCATCTACCTCTCGGAGGCACTCGAGAAGAATGTACTGCCATCCGATGAAATGGTCAAGGACTTTTTAACCTCGGTGAGAATACATACGCTGGGAAGCGCCCTGTTTTGGTCTCTTTGGGGACTGCTGATGCTAGGGCAACCGGTGTCAGTTTTGAATGTACCGCAGGCATTTTATCGCCAGTACTCCAAACTCTTTTTGAAGTACTATGATGACGTCCTAAGTGGGctcaagaaggatggaCTTGTCTAAGCGAATGTAATGCATAGCatgagcgactaacaggagctcttccatctagtaggattaaggtcattactggagtacaacggaaggatgaatgacctaccgacgtcgaagactaggtagtagatcagTATGGAATGAACAGAGTGAATGGAATATGGATGGCGAGATTCTCAGTAccgagttgtataatgcaacGATACCATGATAGGAGTTTCTAATGTTTGGTGTGAATGGAATCTAGTATGGACTAGATGAACTGGTAAGCAAgtaggtaaatactgcagCTGTCCATGCCAAGGAAACTGCAGAGGAATACCCTGCAAATGTCCATGCAAAGAGTCCAACGGATGCCAAGGATGCAGATGCTGTCAAAGCTATAATACCTGCAAGGACAACTGTATCTGCGGAGAGAGATGCCAATGTAAGTGCTGTAAAGATAAGGATGGTGGTGCTatatcctcttttaatGCCTTCTtatcccaaggtttaatgatcatTTTGGCTTTTACCGGAGATGGTTACCTGAAGATCTACTCAAAGTATGAACATGATCGTGGTAAATGACCTACTGGTGGTGACCATTGTTACAGTTCCTCTAAAGATACTCATGCTTCTGATTTTACAAAGACATACTCAATCCATTTTAACAACTCCTTCGTCTACCAAGGAACATACAggctcccgttggtcgcccattcgCTACGCCCATAGTCGCCATACCCATTCATTTACTGAAAAAGTTGGCACTGGGATAAACTCTATATTGTGCACGTCGCATCCCACATATTTCATCCTGTACTCTATAAAACTATCGCAATTTGGGGAATTACCGCGACTAAAAGGGAAAGAAGAGACATGCCATTGTATGGTATGCAGAGGCTTAAAAATTGTGCAACTACATTACACTCTACTTGGCGTCTTTAAGTGGTATTAAAGGGTGAGTAGCGACACCTTAGGCTCTAGGAGATCATCAAATCCGCAGTTTACGAACAAGAATGAGTCGCTTCGCTCTGGTGAGATACGTTTTCGTAATCTGCAACAGGAGCAGGTAGAGTCTATAGCATTCACGCATCATCCTTCACTAGAATGCGCATGGAATGAGCTGCTTCCAGATTGTCACGGTGAAAGATAATGAACTGTAACCTGTGGAGCCGTCACTTCTACATACCCGTGGCAGGGAGCATGGCGAACATTTCCGTCGTACAAGTTTCATTCCTGTAGATGACAACAGAGGAATATGCACCTGGAAATGCATATCACATCATCAACTTGCTTGTTTTCTTCTGCATGACTTCTTCCTCTCGCTCTCGGAGGCTGCCCGTGTAGGCTCCCAGGGACCCCTTGCAACTTCAATTCCCTCCTGTGACCATATGGCACAATCTTTGATCCATAAAACTTGCGGAATTAACCACAACTCATTTCCTTTTGACAGCAATGGAATCTCCTGGCCTTCCCTCAACCCCATTGGTGCTCTTCTTCAGTTTACATAAGATGAACGTTCCCGCTCTTCTATTTTTAATTCCAGCGTTTGTTAGCGCGAAATGGTTTTCAAACCATCACGACGAGGAGTTTGAGAAGCATATGGACAGGACGAGGCACGAAGATGCTCGATATGAACAGCGCAAGTCCGAAAAGGTCGATTTATCCTCAATTTTCGAGGAAGTATCGTCAAAGTTTTTATACCAAAGAGTAATGTTTTAATCTAGAACCAGTTGGTCCGGCTTTACCCGGAGAATCCCTAGGAATCTTGGTCGACAACAAGATTCCTCACCTACAGTTATATTCACACAGAGATTAATGTGAATATCGCCATTagtaaatgtagtatagCATCCTTTTATGTGTTAGACATGATGAATAAGTCCCGAATAATGAGGGGCTCTGGTGGCCCCTGGAGCCTGAGGAAGagtggcgagtatacgcagtatatAAGTCTGTATGTCCTCCAGATCCTTGTGACTATCTGAGCGTAGCGAATAGAAGAGCCCGCCTATTCCTTGGTCGATAAGTTAGTCGTGACCATATGCCTAGCATTGAGTCACCATCACTCCCTTGTCTACTCCTTTGGTAGATACAACTTCCATTCCGGGTTCCTGTATCCATAATTATCCATTTCAATGACAATTCTGGGGACATTCCATAAAGTTACCTGATACATCCTAAAACAAATCCGTAATATACATAAAAGGTCAGTATATTAGTGCCCAAATGGCCAAGTTTATAAATCTCATGCCAATTCTCCGAGGTAAACACACTTGTCGGAGCTAGCAGATGCAATAATCGGTTCATTAGGATGCATGCAGACGTCATTTACCGATCCTAGATGACCTGGTAGCTTATATAGCAGTCTCTGATCTTTAGAATCCAAAACGTATACCATGTGGTCTGCAGAACCACTGCATACCAACGTATTTTTACCCCAACGAGCTCGAATTAGATTCATTTCTGCATTGTGAGTTGGCCCAAATAGTGTTGCGATCATACGGTTGTCCCCGTGACAAAATGGCTGAATGTCCCAAACTACCAATCTTTGGTCCATACTATTCGAGAGGAGGCTCGTTCcatcatcatttatatctAGAGACGTCACAGAATCCATACATCCCTGGAGAGTAAATAGCTCCCTTTCAGAGCGAACATCGTATGCctaaatgatgatattaGGTGTATATAGTGAGTGCTATAGGAGCCAGAGTTGTAGGTGGTTAAATGAATGCAAGCATAGGGTGAAAGAATGGTTGTAAATGCGACCTGAATAAGAGAAAGTAGTCCATAGAAGAGTCTATGCGTACTCTATTAGACAAACTATTCAGTACCAAAGGGTATCTATGGCGAACGGAGTAAGCCTAGGAAATactccctcacaactagctcaccgtcagaaTGTCTACTGACCGTGTAGTGTCTAGATAATcaaaaaaactacattacgTATCAACAAACTATTCATCTGGGGGCAAGTCACAAGTaactaaaataaacaaatgatCATCCTTATGAGTCAAAGTAGTCCTCATATTAAAAGTCAACAGTTTAGGAAGACTAGTATAGAGACCAcgacaaccacatttacaccaatatccccaagaactccaaaagccataacgtgaagtaggccaagaatctctatccttatcagacaactgacaaacactatgagcataactctttatcattggagaTGTCGTCAACCAGAATGGTATGTAAGAGAGGGCCATAAAGGGAGCCATTTTGTTATATAGAGAATGATCATTCCTTAAACCTTCACGATCTCCTCCTAGACGTTTATTACCAC contains:
- a CDS encoding choline/ethanolamine kinase, putative (encoded by transcript BEWA_003710A), with amino-acid sequence MEDLKDQQVDASARVDLTELEKDDFSGLKDLCIKHVPFWASVSRGQIRVKLMAQVLTNRLYRADLMEGDSVLHSLIVKRFNVFGSVINNADTQIETFELLGENDLGPRIFYRFRDVIIQEFIVGNTLERLSLLNLSCLTSMASELARFHKSATAIAPPHWDRNPVVLRTVNTWLPEARKVVEANGNFLDIDGLERKVGEFRAILDAHLKASDSYANKVLFCHNDLYYKNLLNTPHGVRLIDFDYAGFNYVGAEVAKVIDQLDIQYMEDDDDIVEYDVIGVTDEMKAIFAGIYLSEALEKNVLPSDEMVKDFLTSVRIHTLGSALFWSLWGLLMLGQPVSVLNVPQAFYRQYSKLFLKYYDDVLSGLKKDGLV
- a CDS encoding hypothetical protein (encoded by transcript BEWA_003720A), yielding MDQRLVVWDIQPFCHGDNRMIATLFGPTHNAEMNLIRARWGKNTLVCSGSADHMVYVLDSKDQRLLYKLPGHLGSVNDVCMHPNEPIIASASSDKCVYLGELA